In Crinalium epipsammum PCC 9333, the following are encoded in one genomic region:
- a CDS encoding NINE protein, with amino-acid sequence MLNKPKNRTIATLLAFSGLVIPIGGVHLVGLHKFYLGQRGWGLVYLLLSWTPIPYVASAIEGVWYLAQNTDKFDDNFNIGIMPVESSPSNLSKGTDPTQVSAIADALRQLDQLRQDGLISEYEFEQKRRQWLDRMA; translated from the coding sequence ATGTTAAATAAACCCAAAAACCGCACAATTGCCACTCTGTTGGCATTTTCTGGATTAGTAATTCCCATTGGCGGAGTACATCTTGTGGGATTACATAAGTTTTATTTGGGACAGCGAGGCTGGGGTTTAGTATATCTGCTACTATCGTGGACACCAATACCTTATGTGGCAAGTGCTATTGAAGGTGTTTGGTATTTAGCGCAAAATACTGATAAATTTGATGACAATTTTAATATCGGTATAATGCCTGTGGAATCAAGTCCTAGTAATCTATCTAAGGGAACCGATCCAACTCAGGTAAGTGCGATCGCAGATGCTTTACGTCAGTTAGATCAACTGCGCCAAGATGGGCTGATATCTGAGTATGAGTTTGAGCAAAAACGCCGACAGTGGCTTGATCGGATGGCTTAA
- a CDS encoding ComEA family DNA-binding protein, with translation MSMTIFNLQLIKKKLLNDPYYRMQSAQEIAIAAQLGIKIDVNQASVDDWLRLPGISIHQARSLVELSAAGVPFYSIEDIAAALGMPAQRLKPLEPVLRFCYYDESEIIQQINPNTATIEQLTQLPHVDVSIAQAIVQNRLLSGSYRNLADFQFRLSIPGQITAKLMHYLRF, from the coding sequence ATGTCTATGACAATTTTTAATTTACAGTTAATTAAGAAGAAACTTTTAAACGATCCTTATTACCGGATGCAATCAGCCCAAGAAATTGCGATCGCGGCTCAACTAGGCATTAAAATTGATGTCAATCAGGCAAGTGTGGATGACTGGTTAAGGCTTCCTGGGATCTCAATTCATCAGGCGCGATCGCTTGTAGAACTTTCTGCTGCTGGTGTGCCATTTTATAGCATTGAAGACATCGCCGCCGCATTAGGTATGCCCGCCCAACGACTCAAACCTTTAGAACCTGTATTAAGATTTTGTTACTACGACGAATCAGAGATTATTCAGCAGATTAACCCTAATACTGCCACGATAGAACAACTCACACAACTTCCTCACGTTGATGTATCTATTGCTCAAGCAATTGTGCAAAATCGTCTATTATCTGGTTCTTATCGCAACCTAGCTGATTTTCAATTCCGTCTATCTATCCCTGGACAAATAACCGCTAAGTTAATGCACTATCTGCGGTTTTAA
- the lepB gene encoding signal peptidase I, whose amino-acid sequence MASEEKDLAATTEARELVASTPEQQKYQTNQILDSSKPIVEPKSDLSGKPPVQGEIIAKTPLLSRLWQSWGENLQILLIALVLALFIRTFVAEPRFIPSDSMLPTLQVGDRLVVEKVSYHFHSPSTGDIVVFDPPSQLQVLGYAKNQAFIKRIIATQGQTVQVKNGTVYRNDHPLKEDYIAESPEYELGKIQVPEGQVFVMGDNRNNSNDSHIWGFLPKENIIGRAFFRFWPTDRMGSV is encoded by the coding sequence ATGGCATCTGAGGAAAAAGATTTAGCAGCGACGACTGAGGCTAGAGAACTTGTAGCTTCTACACCAGAGCAACAAAAGTATCAAACTAATCAAATACTCGATTCCAGTAAGCCTATTGTTGAACCCAAGAGTGATTTATCGGGTAAGCCACCTGTGCAGGGTGAAATTATAGCTAAAACTCCTTTATTGTCACGGCTATGGCAAAGTTGGGGAGAGAATTTACAGATTCTGCTGATAGCTTTAGTTTTAGCACTATTCATCCGCACGTTTGTAGCAGAACCGCGCTTCATTCCTTCGGATTCAATGCTACCTACTTTACAGGTGGGCGATCGCTTGGTGGTAGAAAAAGTCTCTTATCATTTTCACAGTCCCTCTACCGGGGATATTGTTGTGTTTGATCCACCCTCACAATTACAAGTTCTGGGATATGCCAAAAATCAAGCTTTTATCAAACGCATAATTGCTACACAAGGTCAAACTGTACAAGTTAAAAATGGTACAGTTTACCGAAATGATCACCCCCTAAAGGAAGATTACATCGCAGAATCTCCAGAATACGAGTTAGGAAAAATTCAAGTACCTGAAGGACAAGTGTTTGTAATGGGAGATAACCGCAATAATAGTAATGACTCCCATATTTGGGGATTTTTACCTAAAGAAAATATTATTGGTCGCGCCTTTTTCCGATTTTGGCCGACTGATAGAATGGGAAGTGTTTAA